The Elaeis guineensis isolate ETL-2024a chromosome 11, EG11, whole genome shotgun sequence genomic interval ACATCACCATCCCCCTGCCCGCTCCCCGACCGTATTATCGTACCACACGAGAAAATAACAActcaaattatttaaaaaaaaaaaaagaaacgaatATTGTCGGAAAAAAACGAAAAGATCTTGATAAATCCCAACCGTCCGATATGGGGAGCCGAAATCTAAGAATTTATAGAAACAGGAAATTAGGGGAAAAGTTAATTCCCGACGAGAAGAGTAGAGGCGGCGAAGGCGGCGGCGCCGGCGAGGGTTAGCAGACGCCGTAGTCGTGGAAGAGGAGCTCCAGTCGCGGGGCGGTGGAAAAAAACGAAAAGATCTTGATAAATCCCAACCGTCCGATATGGGGAGCCGAAATCTAGAAACAGGAAATTAGGGGAAAAGTTAATTCCCGATGAGAAGAGTAGAGGCGGCGAAGGCGGCGGCGCCGGCGAGGGTTAGCAGACGCCGTAGTCGTGGAAGAGGAGCTCCGGTCGCGGGGCGGTGGCGGCGGTGACGGAGACGGCGGCGGCGGAGGCGGACGAGGGGGAGGTGGGGTTTTCGTGGCGGAGGAGGATCTCCTTCTGGCGGCGGAGCTCCATGACCTTGCGGTGGGAGTTGGAGTGCTGGGTGAGGACGAAGGTGGGGCTAGCCGCCGGCCGGTACTCCGGCACCAGGCGGCCGGACTTGTACCGGACCCCGCACGCGTTGCACAGCGTCTTCGGCCCCAGCGGCCCCGTCCGCCACTGCGGCGTCTTCTCCGACGCGCAGTGCGTGCACCGCCGAACCCCGCCCTCCACGATCTCCCCTCCACCTTTCTTTCCCCTCCCGTTGTTACTATTATCGCCGGCGCTCGCCTTCGGTTTGGACTGCGGGAAATCggacgacgacgacgacgacgatgGCGAGGATTGAGACGGCGGTTGGAGGGAAGACCAGGCGACGGCTGCAGCAGAGCCGGTAGGGGCCCGGGAGCGCTTGCTCCTGGCGCCCCTCCCGGGGACGGAGGGCTCCGCTCGGAGGTGAGCACCGCCGGCTGGGGTGGCGACGCCGGTGGCGGCGGGGGGGTAGGGGATGTCGGAGAAGGAGTCCTCGACGAACTTGGACAGCCATTCGAGCTCCGCCGCCTCCTCGCTCTACAAATTAATCAAGCCCAAATTAGAAGCAAAGTAAAAGAATTATACTCCTAAATTGGTGCTTCCAGTGCAGTGCTTACGGGAATGTAAAGGTCGTCTGGAAAGGAGGAAGGGTGGTGGTGGGGCTGGAAATCGGAGGAGGAGTCGGTTTCGCCGGAGAAAGGAGGACGGGTGGTGGCGGTGACGGCGGAGGATGGCTCAGGCGGGGGGAGGAGGTGGGCTTCCATGGAGGGGAAGTGGTCATGGTTGGAAAAGTCGAGGAGATCGTCGATGCGGAGGGTGTCGGCGGAGGGAAGTCCGTAGAGGTAAGCGGGAGCAGCCGTAGCGGTAAGCGGTGCAGCAGCAGCAGAAGCTCCCGGTCCCATCCCCATTCCAAAATCCATTCCCATTCCAATCTCCCACTCAGCTGCCATCGTAAAGGAAGGAAGCAAGGAATCAAGGTGGTACCTCTCCGTTTcagcttccttcctttctttttctagtGGGAGTGGAGGAGGGAGAGAGTGGTAGGGAGCTGGGAAGGAGAAATAGTGGGTGGGGTATACGAGGGGAGGGGTCAATCAATGACTCATTTCCAGTTTGCACTCTTGTAATAATAGAGACAATAATTTAATAACGATGGGGTAACAAGAACAATAATCAATGAAAACGGGAGTGATGAAGTGGCTCACGCACTGCATCCAATTCCATCCTCAATCCCACCCTACTCCTCCATCATCCTCTAACCTTCCCACTCTCCTGCATTAAAAGCCTCGTTACCCTCAACTCTCAACCCCccaccctttttccttttttttttttcctttttgggcATGATGTTGGGTATTTATCTCGGGCCTTTTCTCTTTAAAAAAGCCATAAAAAATTAAGGGTAAATTGGGAAACGGAGTCTAGAGTTTGGACAGTGAGTTCTGACCTTGAAGAGGGAGGAGGAATTTATATACTTCATGTGACTAACGTTCATCATTGACATTATTGATGCTAACTAAAAAGTAAGCCCAccgtcattttttttttattatcctcGAGAAATGATATTTACCTTCGACTCCTTTGTTGgatgcactctctctctctcctttcctgTGAAGTGCTTCTGGTTCCTATCTTTATCAGGAGTGCAACCACGGGAAAGATTGGGAGTGACTTTATAAAGATACTTAACTTCCTACACGAGTCAGCTGCCGCCGGTATGCTACTTAATACAACGCATGCAACGATCAGCTGTTTGTTCCGAAACAGCTGTCGGTTTTGTTCGCTGATGTGTCGTACTGCTATTGGTAAGGATAAGGGCAAGCAAGGAAAGGGGCCGGGCCCCACCTAAGGCTGCTCATCCAATGACGGAAGGAGGTTGGTCCGCTGCTGTCCGGACCGCACACAGAAGTCGCGCGGCGTGGTTGTTACCGCCGTTAAGTGGTATTGACGGTAGGACACGTGTTGTGTCGGGTTTCGTGGGGACCACCTGCGCGCGCTACGTTGGTCCGTCGTTccgtttacttttttttttttttttcttttcttttcctttcaccCCTCCCGGTGCGCGGCCGCCTCTCCGTCATCTCTTTTTCGTCCCTCTCTTCGTCTATACCAAACaggtaaaattaaaaaaaacgaAGAAACAAATTACGGCACCGTGCCAACTGGATACagttgtgaatttctttcttacGTGAAGCATGGGGCTCCACCAATCATACGGCAGGAATTGCTCCCACGTTCCCGTACTACGACGGCTATCGTCGCACTACATGGACCCCACCTCCGCTCACCCACACCCACATACACACTCACGAGTTTCCGTACGGAATATTCCGGCCCGACGTGCCCCCCAGGCGATCCCGAAGCAGCGGCCGCCAGCTGTACTCGCCGCGCCTCTCTGTACGGCACAGGACCACGCACATCCTCTCTGTCCGTTTCTTTTTTTCACGCTATTATTGGTATAAATATgggtaattttaaaaaagaagttGAAGTGAAAAAATCGCCAGCCGTTGGAGAAGAGAATCCAATAGTGGGAtcacgagagagagaaagagggggagtTTTGGGCGGCGGGCATGGTGGGACCCGCACGTGGCGCGTCGCGGTGCGACGGAGGCCTGATGGCTGATTACAACGCCCCCCAGATATAAAAGAAGCGAATCGAAGCACGTGATGGCGATGGGGATCCCGAGGCGGAATCCCCCCAGCACGTGCCCCCTCGTGCCCATAACAAACCCCATGCACGTGATCGAACATAACAAGCTGCTCGAGCTCAACAACCATCAACTTCAAAAAAATATACTTTGTCGAGCCGCTTATCCTGACCGGGATGGGTAACGGAGAAACAGTTTAAGAAGCGTACCGCCGCTCCGCGAGTCAGGTTACGCAGGAGGGAAGGGATGGGCAGGGGTTATGGCCCAACGTGTCGGTctctttcaaaaaataaaaaaataaaaaaaaggacctGCATGAAATACACGTGTCGGCCGGGTGGCGCGGGGGAGCTGCCGACGCGAGAAAGGAGGGCCCCACGCGGCGCTCTGGCGTCGCCCCTACCAGGCGTGGGCCCGCGGGACCGAGCCCAACGTGGCTTGCGTCACGCGACGCATGCCGCCGGAGAAAGGGAGGACCAGTTGCGGCTGAGCAGGGCCGGTGCATGTGGGGCGCACGTGCTGCCGGTGGAAGGACGAAGGGTGGGAGGGACCGCTCGTCCCGCACCGTAGCTATCGTAGGGTTAGGACGGACCTCCCAGACCTCGCGGCCCAGCCTTGGTTTTTCCCAGCCTATAAATCGTCAGGTAAAACAGtatttgttcttctttttttgccCTCTTATTTACGTTATCGGTGCCACTTTCCACGTTTGGAAAGTGCCAACGGTCGATATCGTCTTGGACGGCAACGTAACGTTGGGGTGTGCCAGTGGACAGTCgaatgcttctttttttttttgggggggggggggggggggttaacATGGAAGCCGTGCCCAAGATTTTGAGCTATATAGAAATTTGTTGTTAGGTGTTTAACTGAAACAGAACTGGATCAGGATTGGTTTACTAATTCTTATCAGGTCCAATTAATTCTATTTATATGCAATTGTTGATTCTTTAATGTTTCTTCTATTCTCTGCTTCTTAGAAGAGCCTACATGTCATAGGTTATACAACAACAGTCCTACCAAACTTCCCGCATACTTCTAGACTATCCAACCTTTGTGGTGGCAAGGTTCAAACTTATATCTCTGAACCAAAACACTATACTAGCCAACTATGCTTTCAGCCATTTTTAGTCAATCCAATTGGAATTCATGTAAAAAATTGAGAACTGCATTTAATGAAGCCAGATTCTATGCAACACAAGCCATATATTTTTCGAAAGGCTACATTCAACCCGTTTTCAAACGgctttatttgaattgatagtgCAGTACACGAGTAAAAAATGGCTGGCTATCATCTTCCAGCCTCTCGTCACAAAAGGGACATAAACTATAAAGTAGTCTTTATGCATAGATACGTATTGCGGCAACAAAAATGTCACTATATATTCGGCCAAAGTTATATTAAACTTCTACTCTAGTAGATGAACGGCCAAAAACAGAAGAGTATCTCATGAAGATTCTTTTTCTACAACCAATAAAAAATCGACACATCTCAATTTTAGGAATCTTCTATGAATAGGATTATAGAGGGTTTGCATGCAGTTAATCACCCAATAGTAAAATCTGGCCACAAGAGCTGAACTATATTGCATACACAAAGATCTGAGGAAGGGTGTGAAACCTGAAATAATGTCCCTgccagaaagaaagaaggaaagaaagaaagatttttttttaaagaaagaaaggaaaagaaaatcttGCTACCATAAGGAATTGGTATCGCTTCGTCTGCAGAACTTTGTACTACACAAACCGATACAAATTTCGTTGACTACTTCGTTGGCAGGTTTTACTTACTGCTGAGTGGCATGTGAGAAACAGAATGGCACATACCATGCAGACAAAATTTGactgatattttttcttttggataaaaaatttgaCTGATTATTTTTGGTAGCAAGTTTCACAGCTATCTATGGTGAAGCAGCAAGTGGGAGCACAGAAAAGTACATGTTATGCTTTCAGAATCAGGTAACCAATACAACCACCATAAGTCACCTACCTTCTCTAATCAAAATCCACCCCCATCTTCATACGAATTTCCTtgacctcttctttcttttttgccAATCTCTGGAAATCTTCCTCACTTACCTAAATATAAAAGAAGACCAGAAACGAAACCCCTATACTTCTCACGTGGGATGCTTTTAATATCCTAAGCTAAAGAAACTCACATCCTAGGAGAGGCTGACCCCATGGGAATCCACGCTTGGGCAAACCCAACGTTACTCCTTGAAACCGGAGATATGGTGGCGTGTATCTATGGCCATGCACCATCCAAGTCAAAGCTCCATTTCTTAACCACCATCAAACAAAGTTGACGTAGATTTTAGTGAACGAAAGAAGCAACCCGGATTGGCTGCCTTCTGATTGCACTCCAACCCGTAACCTAAGGCGTCGGCCGTCCATGGCAAGCCAGAGTTGACATCCATGCACAGTCCTCGATCCACGTGAAGGTACTTTGTTTACTTAACTCTGAACGCGTTTTAAGGTAAACGTAGATAAATGATTCGGAGATATCACGGTCATATGGGCTGTGAACAGCTCCTACCCCAACTGAGATATTAGTTTGCATCGGTTTCAGTCACTGGTCCATGCCAAAGTACATAAACTTCTATAAAAAGAGACGACTttagattttttatctatttcttAAGCCGTGGTTGGGGGAATAAGGCATGGGAATAACTTCTGTAGGATTGGGATGTGGACCATTTGCTATCCAGGATAGGCGACGGGTAAacagcttctctctctctctctctctctgtcctttttttttttttttttttccgaacaAGGGAGTAAAGGGCATTGCCAAAATATTTAAATATGGTCGGTGCCACCTTCTTAATTTAAAATCCCGACTAAGCCTGGAATGACTTCATCCACGGAAAAGGTTGATTAAGTTCACTCTTCTGCACTAGCATAGACTGTTTCGTATTTGTTGCTGCTCGATTTAGTTAAAATCAGAGATAAAACACCTGGGCAAAAATGATGGTGCTAAGATGccctataaaataaatttaaattaaaaatttttattccgaCGAAGACTCTCAgatacataagtcagattcagagaacaACACTAACAACTACGAATTCtctgaaaaaaattgattgactTACCTAATCTTTGAAATTTTGATTGCTTATATAAAAAACTGTCGAATAGCTGATCGAATAATTGTGAAATCATGCGATCTCGAGATCGTAGAATCGTTGAACATGTCATTACAGACGAGATAATTTAGTCTTCAATTGTTCGCGAGATTAAAAGAATCGATTACGCATGAATCTATCCACTTGGGATGGATAGTTGTTATGCACATCATGAGATGAACCAGCTGTGATAACAAAAATAGCCCACGCGTTAAGACATTGATCTGTCAAGATAACGAGATACGTCAGGTAGATCATATAGCGATCAAAACGTAAGTAGTTCTGCTTTGCATATGATTCCACACTTTAATTCCGATCACAGTTTGAAAATCTAAGATGCCTATTGATTGTCATGCTGATCTGGGGCACTCACGGTAACCAccgtaataatattaaaatttgataatctCGTTGTCACAATATTTACTAGGATTTCAGTATCTTAATAGTATATCAGAtattaattcattaaaaaaaaacctCCAGTCTTATCAACTGGCCTAGTTGGCACCTTCAATGCATGAAGATTCTTACACAGTTTGACATAAACATCAAGGCATCAATAAGCATTTTCAAGAGAAGCAGCACACTTCTGTTTTCGGGCGAAAAcatgagaaggaaaaaaaaaaaaacaaagatgcTGACAGCAATGATTTAAATTTCGGCCTAACCCATACGTTCTCGCCATCAGATGGATTAAGATCAAGAAGGCCATACCTGATCACATTTTGATGAAAAAGCAGCATCTGGGTTTACTCCCAATTGTACACATTATTCCGGTTATCAATTCCCGCATGCCGCATGAATAAATGGCAAAACCTCATAGCCAACAGAAGCACAGAGAGCCTGGTTGTAGGATTAGAGGAACCCATCACCTTCTTCATTAAATTATATCTCCAGCTTTTAATAGAAGAACGGAGTTGAGCTAGGTTCCTTaaacatttgatgttgttatctGTATCTTATCATAGAATGAAAACTTCctgtttcatatatatatatatatatatatatatagagagagagagagagagagagagagagagagagagagagagatcacttTCCATGTCTAATTCCAATCAAATGTTTATGGATTATAGAATCAATCTCTCTTTGCCTCACATGATGAACTGGGCATCCACCTCTGATAACCAtgaaaaactatatatatatatatatatatatcactttCCATGTCTAATTCCAATCAAATGTTTATGGATTATAGAATCAATCTCTCTTTGCCTCACATGATGAACTTGGCATCCACCTCTGATAACCATGAAAAACAGTGTGTACGTCCCACCTAACCTGCTATGCCTTTGCGTCCTTCTCATTGCTAAGGAAAAACAAAGGGGAAAAACTGTAATGATCAGCTATGGAATGGGAATTCAGCCACCCCAAGAACGGAAGAGATTGGAATTATTGGATCGTAGGACATGAACAGATGATGAAACCAGGAGCTTTAGATGTCACGCAACTTATTCTCCAAGTTATTGATTAATGGTGACATGAGGGCTAATTCTACCATGAACACTAGCAAAGGAATAACTCCAGAAGGAAATACAGCTTGCAGAAAAGAGACAACCTATACTACGCAAGATCATGGTGCCCCATAGAAAAGTACAGCATGGATTACTTGATGAAGCTTATAAAATGACCATGAGATGAAGTAATGTAGTGTTCAGAATTATATTGTGCAAATCAAGGTTCAGGTATGACAGAGTGAACCTTCCATGCTTCTTGGTGGGTTGGAGATTGGATAACTGGTGGTTACTAAGAAAATTGGTTTTGCAGGTCATGACGGCAAAATTATCCATTGTGCCCTTGGATTCGCCCAGTTTTGTCCAAAGACCGATTTCAGCATCTTTTATAATACCTTATAAAACTTCGATCTCTTTATTATCCTGGATGAGAATGATAATTGGCCTTCCACTCTCTTATTGAAAACTTTTGTCACCTTTTCTCCCCCAGCCCATAACCAGTTTTATTCTCGACTCCAACATCATGTCATCATAAGTAGATCGAAATGTGAAGCATAGTGGATGACCAAACAAAAAATGCATCAAATTGGAAAAACAAACACAACAAATATTTAATGACAAAGGCCACACGATAAAGGCACTGCTGGAATGCATGCCTATGAGACAAACTTCTCTTCTGTTTGATCACTTgagataaaaaatttcataatgtTTGATGCTTCTAAGAAACATGACATCAGAGATTAGAACAAGTAGATTTTGCTTACACGATCAGCAATGGAGAGGCACTACAAAATTGTTCCATGTCCAAAAGTAAAAAATGTTTCCATGCTTATCAGCTTTAGCTATCACCTTGGAGATGACAGACCAATCTCTAAATGGAACAAACAATACATGCATTAGAAGAAGAAAAGCTAAATGATAAGAGTAGAACATGAAGATACAACTCTAGTGTGCTTGGTAAGAAAATTACAAAAGGGGTTTAGGCAGGGCATATTGATTGTTTGCAAaacaaatatacatatccaaataaGAAAGTCTATATTCAGTTGAAATAAATGGTTAGAGATGGAACTCAAAGATATCACGATGAATGTTGAGGAAACAGTAACAGACCTAACTTTAGGAACAGCAAACTAGTGAAGCAAAACATTTCACATACCATCATTTTCATCTGGGAGAAGGACAATATTGTAATGCTTTATTAAGTGATAAATAtgcaataaattgatactaaCATTTTTTGTATTccagaaatttttttaatcaattttttctaGATCTGGTaatattttaagaagaaaaatcaTAACATCCTTCTGTATTTTACAGAATTCTAGCTATAATAAAGTTGTCTTGCTTAAATTATGAATACACCAGTCAACAATTATGACCTAGGCTATCTCTACACGTCCCGAGCACTTGGCAACTTGCATAGCTGCTTGTATCTTATGTCCTAACTAATCTAGTAAGTGTATATTAATGTCCAAGTTACTCCAACATCCTCTCTATGCATCACATGTCACTGTCTCTTACTCCTTCAAACATTCAAAAACTGACCCGATTGTTTCTcccattcaaaaaaataattttctaagttCATTAATTTGGTTTGCTTCCCAATATCTTAATGCTATGAGTAGTCAAAGATGATAAACTTTCCTCAGAAAGAATCCTAACATCCATTGACCACATCATGTGCCGAGTCAGACACCTTCAAGGTCAACAGGTTTACAGGGCTATCATCATTTCCCACTGTGAGTTGACAGGAGAGTGACCCAGAAGTCGGACGGGCAAAATCTATCAGGAAGATAGACCATAATATTGAACTTAAATGTAACATAACTATTCAAATTGTAAAGATTCTTCTAGAAGAAGCATGCTTTTACATCAAACATGTATAAAGAATGGAAGAGTTTAGACGTTGAGTTGCAGGTTGTGAGGCAAAATGGACAAAGTATTACTGAAAATCAGTGGCGACACTTCTGAGGCActcttatttttttctgaaaatgCACATTTTTTATCACAGTGGATTGGCATTGGAGGATGGATTCAAATTCTTTAGTAAGAAGAATGTGATAAGGATGACCAATGATCCTTCATAGACTTCATGAATTTTGTATGACAAGTGAAGATGGAAGTCCCGTCCTTCAATTTTATGCATACAATGACTTCATAATTACAGAAATAAGCTTTGATCATAGAAGCTTAAAAACATGATGCCCTCGTTAAAGCAATGAAGGTATGTTATATATTATCTTACATGGGCTCCTTCAGAAAGTAGGCATATGCAAATTATAgttacaaaaaaattttctgcTAACCACAGTACGCTATGCAGCATTCCATTAGAGAATGAATGAGTAGTGAAATTTATTTTCCAGTGCAACACGTATGTGGTGATCTATATGAACAGAAGAttgaaatagaaaaagaaagaacagcAATAATTAGGGCTATTGTTccccccagaaaaaaaaaaaaaaatagagcatgtcTCGCATCCTTATCTTGATTTTAATACAACTCATTCTAGATACAATCCCACA includes:
- the LOC105053996 gene encoding GATA transcription factor 4, producing MAAEWEIGMGMDFGMGMGPGASAAAAPLTATAAPAYLYGLPSADTLRIDDLLDFSNHDHFPSMEAHLLPPPEPSSAVTATTRPPFSGETDSSSDFQPHHHPSSFPDDLYIPSEEAAELEWLSKFVEDSFSDIPYPPAATGVATPAGGAHLRAEPSVPGRGARSKRSRAPTGSAAAVAWSSLQPPSQSSPSSSSSSSDFPQSKPKASAGDNSNNGRGKKGGGEIVEGGVRRCTHCASEKTPQWRTGPLGPKTLCNACGVRYKSGRLVPEYRPAASPTFVLTQHSNSHRKVMELRRQKEILLRHENPTSPSSASAAAVSVTAATAPRPELLFHDYGVC